Part of the Bacillota bacterium genome is shown below.
GGCGTAGCGGGCTTCGGCCTGCGGCGCTGGCTGGATGCCGGGCCCGTCGGCCGGGGCGTCTCGAGGTGAGGTGGCGGCATGGCAGCGGCCTATCTGGTTTACATCACGGCCCGCGACGAGCAAGAGGCCCGCCGCATCGGCCGCGCGCTGGTAGAGCGGCGGCTTGCGGCGTGCGCCAACGTGGTGCCGCGCATCGCTTCCTGCTACTGGTGGCAGGGCGAGCTCGTCGAAGACTCGGAGGCGCTGCTCCTGGTCAAGACCCTGGAGCCGGCCCTTCCCGCCCTGGAACAGACCGTGAAGTCGCTGCACAGCTACACGGTGCCGGCCATCTCCGCCGTCCCCGTGGAGCGCGTTCATGACCCGTACCTGCGGTGGATGCGCGAGGAGATGGGGGCAGGCCCGCATGAGCCGGGGCGGTCCGGCGGCCGGTGAGGTAGGGCTTTGGGGGCTCGTTCCTTACGAGCAGGCCCTGGATCTGGTACTGGACGCAGCAGGCCGGCTCGCTCCCCTTGCTGACGAGGAGGTGGCCCTGGAGGAGGCGGCCGGCCGGGTCCTGGCCGAGGCGGTGGTGGCACACGAGGCGTGGCCCCCCGCGGCCCGGGCTGCCATGGATGGTTACGCGGTCCGGTGCGCCGACGTGGCGGGAGCCAGTTCGT
Proteins encoded:
- the cutA gene encoding divalent-cation tolerance protein CutA, with translation MAAAYLVYITARDEQEARRIGRALVERRLAACANVVPRIASCYWWQGELVEDSEALLLVKTLEPALPALEQTVKSLHSYTVPAISAVPVERVHDPYLRWMREEMGAGPHEPGRSGGR